In Streptomyces liangshanensis, the DNA window CTCGCACTCCGAGGCCTGGCGGCACAGGTTGGCCTCGACCTTGGAGAGCAGCCTGGCCAGCTCCGCGCGCTCGCCCTCGTCCAGGCCGGCCAGCGTGTGGTCCTCCAGCTCGCTCCACGCGTCCTTGACCTGTGAGGCCAGCGCGCAACTCTCGCGGGTCGACTCGACCAGGACCGCCCGCCGGTCCAGGGGGTCGGACGTCCGGGTCACGTAACCGGCCTGGTCCAGACGCTGGAGCATCTTCGTGACCGTCGACGGATCCAGGTCCATCGCCTTGATCAGCTCCGCCTGGCGCACCGCACCCTCGTTCCACAGGTGCATCATCAGGAACTCCTGGCCCGGATAGAGCCCGGTGCGGTGCAGCAGCTTGCCCGCCGCGATGCGGTGCAGGCGGGAGATCCGGGACAGCGCGTTGCTGACCGGGCTGCCGCGCATCCCACTGGGGGCGTCGTGCGCACCGCCGGGCACCGCGGCCGTGACGCCGCCCGAAGCGGGCCCGTCACCACCAGAACCGGGCGCTGCGCCCGTACACGCGGGGTCGTCGGAAGTCATGTCCTCCAGCTTAGCTTGGTCGGCCAAGGAATGAGCTAGAGTGACACGCGGTTGTTTACTTGGCCGACCACATACCGTGCCGTCGGCCCACCGCGCCCTTGGAGTCCTCATGACCACCGCGTTCGACCCGATCGACCTCTCGGGTAGGCAGCTCGCCAACCGCATCGCCCTGGCGCCCATGACCCGGAGCCGTTCGTACGGCCCCAGTCACGCGCCCACCGACGCTGTCGCCGAGTACTACGGCCAGCGGGCCTCGGCCGGTCTGGTGATCACCGAGGGCATCCAGCCCTCCGTCGTCGGGCAGGGCTACCCGGACACCCCCGGACTGCACAGCGCGGAGCAGATCGCGGGCTGGCGCAAGGTCACCGACGCCGTGCACGCCAAGGGCGGCACGATCTTCGCGCAGGTCATGCACGCCGGCCGGATCGGCCACCCCGACCTGCTGCCGGACGGCCTGATCCCGGTCGCCCCGTCCCCGATCGCCGCGAAGGGGCAGGTCTACCTGCACGACGGCCCGAAGGACTTCGTCACGCCCCACGAGCTGACCTCCGACGAGATACGCGCGACGATCGGCGACTTCGTCACGGCGGCCCGCAACGCGATCGACGCCGGTTTCGACGGGGTGGAGCTGCACGGCGCCAACGGCTACCTGATCCACCAGTTCCTGGCGGACACGACCAACGCGCGCACCGACGAGTGGGGCGGTTCCGTCGAGGGCCGTACGCGCTTCGCGGTCGAGGTCGCGCGCGCCGTCGTCGCCGAGATCGGCGCCGACCGCACCGCGATCCGCATCTCGCCCGGAAACCCGCTGAACGACATCGGCGCCGAGTCCGGACTGGAGGACACCTACACGGCGTTGGTCCAGCAGTTCGAGACGCTCGGCCTCGCGTACGTGCATGTGGTCGAGTACAGCCGCGAGTTGACGCTCGTGCTGCGCAAGCACTTCTCCGGGACGCTCGTCCTCAACGCCAAGACCGAGGGACCCACCAGCCCCGAGGAGCTCAAGCTGATCGAGGACGGCGTCGCCGACCTCGTCTCCTTCGGCCAGCTCTTCCTGGCCAACCCGGACCTCCCGGCCCGGCTGAAGGCCGGCGGCCCGTACAACACCCCCGACCCGTCCACGTTCTTCGGCGGTACGGAGAAGGGCTTCACGGACTACCCGGCGCTGGCGGTCTGACCGCAAGGGCCGACATGGCTCGGGTACGGGAGGGGGCGGGGGCGGTCGTCGTGACCGGCCCCGCCCCCTCCCGTACTCACCAGGACCAGGACTCCCCGGCGCTCACCAGGTCTCCTCGACCGCCCGCGCCGCCGCCTCCAGGCACACCTTGACCCCGCTCTCCGCGAGCGCCGCGCCCAGCGCGAGGAGCGACTTCCGTACGGCGTCCTCGGTCGCGTCGGGGCCGTAGTGGTTCACGCGGACCATCTCCGACGCGAGCGCGCCACCCCCCGCGACCAGCGGAAGCGACGCGTCCGAGGCGAGCGCCTTGGCCACCACCTCCGCCGCGTCGACCCCGGCGGGCACCCGGATCGTGGTGGCCACCGGAGCGGCCGCCGCGTCCTCGCCCACGAACGGCACGACCCCGCCGCCCAGCGCCCGCGCACCCGCGCGCGCCGCCCGCGACGCCGCCGCGTGCCGGGCCGTCACCGCGCCGAGGCCGTCCTCCTCGATGCGCTCCACGGCCGCCTCCAGCGCCAGCATCTCCAACTGGGCGGGCGCGTGGGGGAGCGCGCGCCGGCCGGTGTCGATCCAGCGCTCCTTCCAGTCGAGGAGCGAGAGGTACGAGTGCCGCGGCGCGCGCGGATTCGCGGCGAACCGCTGCCAGGCGCGCTCGCTCACCGACACCACCGACACCCCGGCCGGCCCGCCCATCGCCTTCTGCGCGCCGATCACGCACAGGTCCACGCCCCAGGCGTCCGGGAGCAGCGGTTCCGCCGCCACCGACGCGACCGCGTCGAGCATGAGGAGAGCTCCGTGCGCCCGGACGACCTCGCCGATCTCCGCGACCGGGTTGGTGTTGCCGGTCGCCGCCTCGGCGTGCACCAGCGACACGAAGTCGGTCTCCGGGTGGGCGGCGAGCGCCTGCTCGACCTGCGCCGCGGTGACCGCCGTGTCGAAGGGCACCGCCAGGTCCACGACCTTCGCGCCGCAGTCGCGCAGCCAGTTCCCGAAGGTCTGGCCGTACGGTCCCGTCACCACGTTCAGCGCGGTCGAATCCGGCCGCGCGCCGCCGCGGATACACGCCTCCAGGGGGAGCAGGGCCTCGCCCTGCATGATCACGACGTCGTTGTCCGTCGCGAGGAGGGCGGCGACCCGCCGCTCGATGGTGGCGAAGTGCGCGGCGGTCAGCGGGGCGAGGCCCAGCAGCGGATGTGTCACGGGGGGCTCTCTCGGCAGGGGACGCGGAGGTTCTGTTCGACCCCACCGAGGATACTCACCGCTCCGCGTGGCCTCCTGATCGTCCTCGTGCGGGGCTTCCCCGGGGCGTGATCGCCCCAGTGCGGGGCCGACCGGCGCGTGATCACGCCCACGCGGGGCTGACCGGCGCGTGATCGCGCTCGTACAGTGCTGTCCATGCTGTCCATGAGTGATCACGCGGTGCTGCGGGTGAAGGGGCGGGTGCTCGTCGGCCCCGAGGAGGTCAGGGACGAACTGTGGGTGGTCGGCGGCCGCGTCACCTACACCCGGCCGCCCGGCGCCCGGGACGTCCGTACGGTCACGGGCTGGGTCCTCCCCGGGCTGGTCGACGCCCACTGCCATGTCGGGCTCGACCACCACGGCGCGGTCGACGCGGCGACCAGCGAGAAGCAGGCACTCGGCGACCGGGACGCGGGCACGCTGCTGCTCAGGGACGCCGGGTCGCCGGCGGACACGCGGTGGATCGACGACCGGGAGGACCTGCCCAAGATCATCCGGGCGGGCCGGCACATCGCGCGGACCCGGCGGTACATCCGTAACTTCGCGTACGAGATCGAGCCCGACGACCTCGTCGCGTACGTCGCTCAGGAGGCCCGGCGCGGGGACGGCTGGGTCAAGCTCGTCGGCGACTGGATCGACCGGGAGGAGGGCGACCTCACCGCGTGCTGGCCGCGCGGGGCGGTGGAGGCGGCGATCGCGGAGGCGCACCGGCTGGGCGCCCGCGTCACCGCGCACTGCTTCGCCGAGGTCGCGCTGCGGGAGCTGGTCGAGGCGGGCATCGACTGCGTCGAGCACGCGACGGGGCTCACCGAGGACACGATCCCGCTGTTCGCCGAGCGGGGGGTCGCGATCGTGCCGACCCTGGTCAACATCGCCACGTTCCCGCAGCTCGCGGCGGGCGGCGCGGGGAAGTTCCCCCGCTGGTCGGCGCACCTGAACCGGCTCTACGAGCGGCGGTACGACACCGTCCGCGCGGCGTACGACGCCGGCATCCCCGTCTTCGTGGGTACGGACGCGGGCGGCGCCCTCGCGCACGGCCTCGCCGCGGCGGAGGTCGCCGAACTCGTGACGGCCGGCATCCCGCCGCTGGACGCGCTCTCCGCGACGACGTGGGCCGCCCGCAGGTGGCTGGGCCGTCCCGCCCTGGACGAGGGGGCGCCCGCGGATCTGGTGGTCTACGACGAGGATCCGCGCGCGGACGTACGGGTGCTGGCCGCGCCGCGGGTGATCGTGCTGAACGGGCGTGTGGTCGGCTGACGGCTTCACCGGGGCGCCGGGTTGACGGAGCGTGACGTGCGGCTCGGCGTCTCGTTGAAGCACTTCACGTGGTCCGCGCTCCGGTGCGACCGGCGCACCACCCTGACCGTGTCATATGCGGCGTGGCGGGGAACGCGTGCGCCAGCGGAATCGAACCTTCTGCCGGAAACCCCCCTTTGGGGTGAACTCACCCCAGGTGTCTGTCAGTTCACTCTCAGTGCGTAAAGATTCCGGTGTCTCAGTCGCCGCCGCCGCGTGTCCCCGTGTCGGTGAACCGGCGACACCATGTCTCTTGTGGGGGTTCCACCCTTGAACAGCAACACCTTCCGCATGCCCGCACGCCGTCGCGCCGCGGTGGCGGTCGCCGCCGCGCTGACCGCCGGTCCCGTCCTCCTGGCCGCTCCCGCGCAGGCCACGGGCGTCATCGACGGCGAGGGCCGGGCGACCGCGGTGGTCCTGCGGACCGGGCTCGACGTGTCCCTGCTCAACAAGACGGTCAACGTGCCGCTGCGGGCCGCGCTCAACGACGTGAAGGCCCCCGCCGACGCGGACCGGACGACGCTGACGGTCGAGCTGGAGGGGGTCGAGGGCGGGAAGCCGGTCGACGTCCTGCGCGCCGACGTCGCCACGTCACGGGCCACGGTCGACGACCGCAAGGCGGAGGGGTACGCGAACCTCGCCCGCGCGAAGGTGCACGTCCCCGGGCTGCCGCTGCTCCCGCTGATCGAGGTCGAGCAGGTCACGTCCAGGGCGGTCTGCGAGACGGGGAAGCGGCCGGTGGCCGAATCCAACGTGCTGGGTTCCGTGACGGTCCTCGGCAAGCGCGTCACCCTGTCCGCGGGCGGCCCGACGCGCGTCGACGTCCCCGGCGTCGGCAAGGTGACGCTGGACCTGTCGGAGAAGAGGACGACGTCCCGTACGGCGGCGGCGGTGGCGCTCCGCCTCCAGGTGGCGGTCAACCCGCTGAACCTGAACGTCGCGGACGTCCAGGGCGAGGTGACCCTGGCGGAGGCGACGTGCCGCTCGCCCAAGGCGAAGGCGGAGCCGTCCCCCTCCCAGGCGCCCGCGAAGCCCACCCCGAAGCCGGACGTGAAGCCGCAGACGGAACACCTGGCGGAAACCGGCGGCAGCTCGACGACCCCGTACCTGGCAGGCGGGGCGGTCCTCCTGCTGGCCCTGGGCGCGGGCGGACTGGCCCTGGCACGGTCGCGCCGCCGGTAACAGGGGCGGCGGTCCCCCGATCCGAAGCGGCGCCCGCGGGCCTCACGGGCCGGTGAGGCCCGCGAAGTCAGAAACCGGGCCGCGGGGGAATGTCCGATCGCACGAGGCGGACTCGCGCGGCTGGTATGTGGCCGGGCAGGTAGAGGAATCCGTTGCCGTTGTCGATGAGCAACTCCTCGTCGATGCCGTCCACGGACCACAGATCGACCGGCCCGCCGGTGTTGTTGATCTGGAGGAAGAAGTCCGCTGTCTCCTCGCCCGGGCAGACGAAGATCCCCTCCACCTCGGGCCGGCGGCTGCCGGCGATTCCCGGTGCGGCGCCCATCCGGGTCCAATCCAGGCCGTGTTGTGCGATCGACCGCCGGTTGCGCACGGACGAAACGTGGAAGAAGTTCTGCGTATCGAACACGCCAGGAGTATAGGAGGCGGTGAGGCTTCCTCCCCGGGGCGAGGCGGCCGGCTCCAGGGGGGATGAGAAGGATGGAACGACGAGCGAGAGCGGTCGTCACGGGATCGGCGCTGTTTGCCCTTTCCCTTCTCGGCGCGGGATGTACCCCCGGTCCGAAAGGTGTTCTCGCCGTCGAGCGGACGGCGGACGGGGAGGTCGGTCTGCTCGTCGCGGAGTGCCCCGGCTACCAGGCCCGCATCTTCTCCGTCCTGGCCGACGACGAGGGTGAAGCCTTGCTGAGCTGGGCTGTGTTCAACCTGAGTCGGACGAAGTCCCTCGGCGGTGTACGGCTCTTCGCACCCGCGCCCGAGGGGTGGGAGACGGACAGGGACAACCTGAAGAAGCTGGCCGAAGGTGTGCCGTACGTCGCGAAGGTCGACGGGTCGGTACGCGAGCGGGGGCTCGACGGCAGGGTCGCCTTCACCCTCGACGACCTCGACGGCGTCAAGAAAGGCCAGGTACTGATCGCGGACGGCGACGGTGCCAAGGCCGTGGATCGCGAGGACTTCCTCCGGCCCGACTCGGACCGGTGCGAACCCTGACCGCTTTGTCACGGTGACATGGCTCGACGAGGGTCCCCGCTTCCCAGCGGGGACCCTCGTCGAGCCATGTCACCCCGTGAGGCGACGACCTCCCGCTACGCTCCCGTTGCCACCAACGCCTGGTCCAAGGCCTGGAGGAAGCGGTTGGTGGTGGCGCGGTCCCGGACCGCCACGCGCAGCCACCTCTCGTCCAGGCCCGGGAACGTGTCCCCCCGCCGCGCCGCGAACCCCAGGGAGCGCAGGCGGGTGCGGACCGCGTCCGCGCGGTCCGTCCGGAGCAGGACGAACGGCGCGGTCGCCGCCGGGACGACCCGTACCTCCTCGAACTCCGCCAGCCCCGCGAGCAGGTGCCGGCGCTCCACGGCGATCAGGCACGCCGCCTCCTCCGCCTCCGCCAGCGCCGAGGGCGTCATGCACGCCTCCGCCGCCGCCAGCGCGGGCGTCGACACCGGCCACAGCGGCTGCGCCCGCTCCAGCGCCGCGACGGTGTCCGGCGCGGCCAGGACGTACCCGACCCGCAGCCCCGCCAGGCCCCAGGTCTTCGTGAGGCTGCGGATCACGACCAGGCCCGGCACGTCCACGCGCCCGGCCAGCGCCTCCGGCTCGCCCGGCACCGCGTCCATGAATGCCTCGTCCACGACCAGCGTCCGCCCCGGCCGGGCCAGTGACGCGATCGTCGCGGCCGGGTGGAGCACGGACGTCGGGTTCGTGGGATTGCCCAGGACCACCAGGTCCGCGTCCTCCGGGACGGCCGCCGGATCGAGCAGGAAGCCGTCCGACGCGCGGAGCAGGACCCGCCGTACGGTGTGCCCCGCGTCCCGCAGCGCCGCCTCCGGCTCGGTGAACTGCGGGTGCACGACCACCGGCCGCCGCACCGGCAGCGCCCGGGCCAGCAGGACGAACGCCTCCGCCGCCCCCGCCGTCAGCAGCACCCGCTCCACCGGCAGCCCGTGCCGCGCCGCGACCGCCGCGCGGGCCGCCCGCCCGTCGGGGTAGGCGGCGAGCCCGGTCATCGAGTCGGCGATCCGGGCGCGCAGCCACGCCGGGGGAGTGCCGGCCCGGACGTTGACCGCGAGGTCGACGAGCGCGCCGGAGCAGTCCCGTACCTCGGCGTCGCCGTGATGCCCGAGGTCATGGAGGTCAGCGCGCGTAGACATGGCTGCCACAGGCCTGCTCGTCGCCGTGCAGAGAGGGGTCGGCGGGTATGGGGGTCACCGGGCTCCTTCCGAGTGCCACCGGGTCCGCCGGGGGCGTCAGGACGCGCCCCGCGGAGTACCGCGTGGCCGCTGTTGTCTACCGTCTGCACCTGCGTCGTGTCCAGGCCATCCCGTTACACCCGGCCCGTCGGCACGGGCCACCGCGCACGTCGCGGAGGCGGGCCGGCCCGCGGGCCGGGAGGCGCGTTTCGGTACGAGCAGCTCACCGCCGCGGGCCAGCGCCGCGGCCTCCGCGACGGACGGGGTGCCGAGGGCGGCGAGCGCCGCGGCGGACGGGTTCGGTACGGCGACGTCCGCGAGGAAGGCCGCCGCGTACCCCCGTACCGGCACTCCGAGGCGCGCCGCCGCGGCCGTGATCCCGGTCTCACCGGCGCGGGTGTCGACGGTGGCCAGTTCCACGACGTCGCCCGCCGCGAGCCCGGCGTCCCGCAGGGTTTCCGCGATCAGGCGCAGGATTTCGCCAGCCGCGACGCCCGGCCGGGCCCCGACGCCGACCACCAGCGGAGACCCCGGATGTGCGCCGGAGGGCCCTGATCGGCTAAGCAGGGGCCCATGGCGGTCTTCGTCGCGCTCGGCGCGTTCCTCATGACCCTCTTCGGAGGCTGGACGGCGCAACGCGTCACCGACCGCCGGCACCTGGTGCTGGGCCTGGCGGGCGGGCTGATGCTGGGGGTGGTCGGGCTCGACCTGCTGCCGGAGGCGATGCACGCGGCGGGCCAAGAGGTCTTCGGCGTCCCGCAGGCGCTGCTGCTGTTCGTGGGCGGTTTCCTCGTCGCCCATCTGGTGGAACGACTGCTGGCCGTCCGCCAGGCGTCCCACGGCGCGGACCCGAAGGAGAGCGAGGCGCTCGACGGCCACGACGGCCATGCCCACGCCCACGAGCGCGTGCCGCAGGTCGGGCTGACGGCCGCCGCGGCGATGGTCGGTCACAGCCTGATGGACGGCATCGCGCTGGGCGCGGCCTTCCAGATCGGCGGGGGCATGGGCGCGGCGGTCGCGCTCGCCGTCGTCGCCCACGACTTCGCCGACGGCTTCAACACGTACACGCTGACCAGTCTGTACGGGAACGACCGCCGCAAGGCGGTCATGATGCTCGTCGCGGACGCCGTCGCGCCGGTGGTCGGCGCCGCGTCCACGCTGCTGTTCACGCTCCCCGAGGAACTGCTCGGCAGCTACCTCGGGTTCTTCGGCGGCGCCCTGCTCTACCTGGCCGCCGCCGAGATCCTGCCCGAGGCGCACCACGAGCATCCGGCGCGCTCCACGGTGCTGTGCACGGTGGTGGGGGTCGCGTTCATCTGGCTGGTGGTGGGCATCGCGGGCTGAGCGGTACGTCACGCCGCCCGCCCCGCCGCCGGCCCCGCCCGCCACCCCGCGCACCCCGCCGTACGTCATCCCGCGCACCGCTCCACGAACCGCCGCGCCATCAGCGGTGTCGCCGCCCAGTGCGTGTGCAGGTAGCTGGCGTGCACTCCTTGTTGTACGAAGCCCTCCAGCCGCCGTTCCGGGTGGACCACGCCCCAGGCGGGCGCCGCGCCCGCGCCCGGCTCCAGGACCGTGCGGTGGAACTCGTGCCCCCGTACCCGCGTCCCCGCGACGGCCAGCGCGCTGTCGCCGACCGCCACCGCCTCCCGGTAGCCGAGCGTCAGCCGTCCCGACATCCGCCCGTCGGCGTCCAGCACCCCGCACATCGGCTTCCCGTCCAGCGACCGCGCGAGGTACAGCAGGCCCGCGCACTCCGCCGCCACCGGCGCCCCGGACAGGGCCAGCTCCGAAACGGCCTTGCGCAGCGGCTCGTTGGCCGACAGCTCCGGCGCGTACACCTCGGGGAAGCCACCACCGATCACCAACCCGCTCGTCCCGTCGGGCAGTTGTTCGTCCCGCAGCGGATCGAAGGGGACGACGTCCGCGCCGGCCGCCGCGAGCAGCTCGGTGTGTTCGGCGTACGAGAACGTGAACGCGGACCCGGCGGCCACCGCCACCACCGGCCGGGAGCCGACCGGTTCGGCCTCCGGGGACCACGGGGTCACGTCCAGCGCGGGCGCGCTGCGCGCCAGGCCCAGCAGCGCCTCCAGGTCGCACCCCGCCCGCACCCGCCCGGCCAGCTCGCGCATCGATTCCACCGCGTCCGCGCGGCGTTCGGCGACGGGCACCAGGCCGAGGTGGCGGGAGGGCGTGCTGACCTGCTCGGTCCGCCGGAGCACCCCCATCACCGGCACGCCCGACCCGTCCAGCGCCTCGCGCAGCAGCAGTTCGTGCCGGTCCGAGGCGACCTTGTTGAGGATCACCCCGCCGATCCGCACCTCCGGGTCCCACGACGCGAAGCCGTGCACCAGCGCCGCCACCGAGCGGGACTGCGACGAGGCGTCCACCACCAGCACCACCGGGGCGCGCAGCAGCTTCGACACCTGGGCGGTGGAGGCGAGTTCGCCCTGCCCGGACGCGCCGTCGTAGAGGCCCATCACCCCTTCGACGATCGCCAGGTCGCACCCCGCCGCGCCGTGCGCGAACAGCGGCCCGATCAGGCCCGTACCGCTCATGTACGCGTCGAGGTTGCGCCCCGGCCGCCCGGAGCCGCCCGCCGAGACGGCGAGCGTGTGATAGCCGGGGTCGATGTAGTCGGGCCCCACCTTGTGCGGGGACACGGCGAGCCCGCGCTCGGAGAAGGCCGCCATCAGCCCGGTCGCGACCGTCGTCTTCCCGCTGCCCGACGACGGCGCGGCGATCACCAGGCGGGGGACACTCACCACTCGATGCCCCTCTGGCCCTTCTGTCCCGCGTCCATCGGGTGCTTGACCTTGGTCATCTCGGTGACGAGATCCGCGAACTCCACCAGTTTCTCGGGGGCGTTGCGGCCGGTGATGACCACGTGCTGGGTGCCGGGACGGTCGCGCAGCACCTCGATGACCTCGTCCGTGTCCACCCACCCCCAGTGCAGCGGGTACATGAACTCGTCGAGCACGTACAGCTTGTGGGTCTCGTTCGCCAGGTCGCGCTTGACCTGTTCCCACCCCTCGCGCGCCGCCTCCTCGTTGGAGAGCTGGCTGTCGCGCTGCACCCACGACCAGCCCTCGCCCATCTTGTGCCAGGCGACGGAACCGCCCTCGCCGCTCGCCCCCAGCACCTTGAGCGCCTGCTCCTCCCCGACCTTCCACTTCGCCGACTTCACGAACTGGAACACCCCGATCGGCCACCCCTGCGTCCACGCGCGCAGCGCCAGGCCGAACGCCGCCGTCGACTTGCCCTTGCCCACGCCGGTGTGGACGAGGACGAGCGGGCGGTTGCGGCGCTGGCGGGTGGTGAGTCCGTCGTCCGGTACGGTCTCCGGCTGTCCCTGCGGCATTACGCGGCCCTCCGTCGGTTGCCCTGCACGCCCTGCGTGCCGTGTGCGCCCTGTGCGCCCTGCACGTCCCTGACCAGCCCCGCGATGCTGTCGGCGCGCAGCTCGTCCAGGGTGATGCACGTGCCTTCCAGGTCGCCGGCGAGTGTCCCGGCGAGCCCGAGTCGTACGATGCCCGACTCGCAGTCCACGACCACCGAGGCCGTCCCCTCCGACGCGTGCAGCCGCGCGGCGCGCGCCGCGAGCGCGACCGGATCGGCGCCGCCCGTCGCCCGGCCGTCGGTCACCACGACGAGCAGCGGCCGGCGCGCGGGATCCCGCAGCCGCTCGACCCGCAGCACGTCGTGGGCCTTCAACAGCCCGGCGGCCAGGGGAGTCCGGCCCCCGGTCGGCAGCGACTCCAGGCGGGCCGCGGCCGCGTCCACGGACGACGTGGGAGGCAGCGCCACCTCGGCGTCCTTGCCCCGGAAGGTCACCAGCCCGACCTTGTCCCGGCGTTGGTAGGCGTCCAGCAGCAGCGAGAGCACCGCGCCCTTCACCGCGCTCATCCGCCGCTTGGCGGCCATGGACCCGGAGGCGTCGACCACGAACAGCACGAGGTTGCCCTCACGCCCCTCGCGGGTCGCCTGCCGCAGGTCGTCCTTGCGGATCACCAGGCCGGTCCCGCTGCGGCCCCGGGCCCGCTGGTGCGGGGCGGCGGCCTGCACGGTCGCGGCGAGGTGCAGCTTGGTCAGCGCGCCCCGGGGCCGCCGGGACCCGGTGGTCCTGCCGTGTTCGGTCCGCGCGCGCGAGCGCCGCCCGGCGGCGCCCTCGCCGAGGCCGGGGACGCTGAGCGTCTTCGTACGGTACGGCTCACCGGCCTGTACGGCGGCCTGCTCACCGCCGCCCGGGCCCCCGGTCCCGGGGCGGGGCGACTCCCCGGGCGCGTCGCCCTCCCCGGACCCGGAGTCCTCCGGCGCGTCGGAACCGCTGTCGGGGGCCGGACCGCCGCCGCCGTCCCCGGGGCCGCCGCCGTCCCCCGGCCCGTCGGGCTCGGGATCGTCGTCCTCGCCCTTGAACTCCTCCAGCGTGTCGTCGAGTTTGTCCTCGTCCAGCCCCGGCGCGTCGAACGGGTTGCGCCGCCGCCGGTGCGGCAACGCGAGCAGCGCCGCCTGCCGGACGTCCTCCGCGAGCACGTCCGTACGCCCGGCCCACGCGGCCAGCGCCGTCGCGGTCCGCGCCATCACGATGTCGGCGCGCATCCCGTCCACCTCGAACGCGGCGCACGTCGCGGCTATCTGCAGCAGCGCCGCGTCGCCGAGCCGTACCTCGGGCAGCAGGGCCCGCGCGGTCACGATCCGCTCGCGCAGCGCGGTCTCCTCCCCGGCCCAGCGCGCCGCGAACCCGGCCGGGTCGTCGTCGTACGCGAGCCGCCGCCGTACGACCTCGACCCGCGACTCGGGCTCCCGGGACGCGGCGACCTCCACGGTCAGCCCGAACCGGTCGAGCAACTGCGGCCGCAGCTCCCCCTCTTCGGGGTTCATCGTCCCGACGAGCAGGAAGCGCGCAGCGTGCCGTACCGAGACCCCCTCGCGCTCGACGTACGAGGCGCCCATCGCGGCGGCGTCCAGCAGCAGGTCGACCAGGTGGTCGTGGAGGAGGTTGACCTCGTCCACGTACAGCACCCCGCGGTGCGCGTCGGCGAGGAGCCCCGGCTCGAAGGCCTTCACGCCCTCCGACAGGGCCCGTTCGATGTCGAGCGCCCCGACGAGCCGGTCCTCCGAGGCCCCGACGGGCAGCTCGACCATCCGCGCGGGCCGGGGGGTGCCCGGACCGCTCTCGTGCGGGCCGTCCGGGCACCGCGGGTCGGGCGAGGCGGGATCGCAGCTGAACCGGCAGCCCGCCACCACGTCGACCTCGGGCATCAGCGCGGACAGCGCCCGCACGGCGGTGCTCTTCGCGGTGCCCTTCTCCCCACGGACCAGCACTCCACCGACCGCGGGACTGACGGCGTTGAGGAGCAGCGCGAGCCGCAGATCGTCCATTCCCACCACGGCGGTGAACGGAAAGGGGGTACTCATAGGGCTCCTTCGCGTGCGATCGGTATGGGCCGGGCTGCCGGCCGGGTCAGGACGAGGGACGCCGGACCCGGGCCGGACGGCGTCATGGCGCACCGGGCGGGACGAACGGCAGCCCCCCGGGGGCGCCCTCCTCGATCAGCCGCCACAGCGCGTCCGTGTCCGCGTGTTCCTCCACCAGGTCTCCCAGCAGGTCGAGCTGCTCCTCCCGCAGCGCCCCGAAGCTCGTGTCCGGCGCCGGTACGAACCGGCGCCCCGCCTCGCGCGCGACCTCCGTGAGGAAGCGCCGCCGGAACGCGTCGTTCTCCAGCACCCCGTGCCAGTGCGTCCCCCGCACCGACCCCACCCGGCACCCGTCCAGCGCCGTGCCGCCCGCGTCGGAGACGAAGGCGGAGCCGCCGTCGACCTCCGCGACGCCGTGGTGGATCTCGTACCCCTCCACGGACTCGCCGAGGGCCACGCCCACCGGCCGCCCCAGCGTCTTCGCGCGCGCGAACCGCACCCGTACCGGCAGCAGTCCGAGCCCGGCCACGACCCCCGCCCGCGACTCCACCTCGTCGTCGATCAGCTCGCCCAGCACCTGGTAGCCGCCGCAGACGCCCAGCACGGGACGGCCCTCCGCCGCCCGGCGGGCCAGCGCGTCCGCGAGGCCGCGCTCCCGCAGCCAGGCCAGGGCGCCCACCGTGCCGCGCGTGCCGGGCACGACCACCAGGTCCGCGTCCGCCACCTCCTCGGCCCGGTCCACGAACCGCACGACCACGCCCGGTTCGGCCGCCAGCGCGTCCACGTCGGTGAAGTTGGACATCAGCGGTACGGCGCACACGGCGACCCGCAGGACGTCCTCGCCGTACGGGGCGGACGCCGCGGACTCCCGTACCGCGCCGCGCAGCGACACCCGCAGCCCGTCCTCCTCGTCG includes these proteins:
- a CDS encoding MarR family winged helix-turn-helix transcriptional regulator, which translates into the protein MRGSPVSNALSRISRLHRIAAGKLLHRTGLYPGQEFLMMHLWNEGAVRQAELIKAMDLDPSTVTKMLQRLDQAGYVTRTSDPLDRRAVLVESTRESCALASQVKDAWSELEDHTLAGLDEGERAELARLLSKVEANLCRQASECEGA
- a CDS encoding amidohydrolase family protein, whose translation is MSDHAVLRVKGRVLVGPEEVRDELWVVGGRVTYTRPPGARDVRTVTGWVLPGLVDAHCHVGLDHHGAVDAATSEKQALGDRDAGTLLLRDAGSPADTRWIDDREDLPKIIRAGRHIARTRRYIRNFAYEIEPDDLVAYVAQEARRGDGWVKLVGDWIDREEGDLTACWPRGAVEAAIAEAHRLGARVTAHCFAEVALRELVEAGIDCVEHATGLTEDTIPLFAERGVAIVPTLVNIATFPQLAAGGAGKFPRWSAHLNRLYERRYDTVRAAYDAGIPVFVGTDAGGALAHGLAAAEVAELVTAGIPPLDALSATTWAARRWLGRPALDEGAPADLVVYDEDPRADVRVLAAPRVIVLNGRVVG
- a CDS encoding alkene reductase, which codes for MTTAFDPIDLSGRQLANRIALAPMTRSRSYGPSHAPTDAVAEYYGQRASAGLVITEGIQPSVVGQGYPDTPGLHSAEQIAGWRKVTDAVHAKGGTIFAQVMHAGRIGHPDLLPDGLIPVAPSPIAAKGQVYLHDGPKDFVTPHELTSDEIRATIGDFVTAARNAIDAGFDGVELHGANGYLIHQFLADTTNARTDEWGGSVEGRTRFAVEVARAVVAEIGADRTAIRISPGNPLNDIGAESGLEDTYTALVQQFETLGLAYVHVVEYSRELTLVLRKHFSGTLVLNAKTEGPTSPEELKLIEDGVADLVSFGQLFLANPDLPARLKAGGPYNTPDPSTFFGGTEKGFTDYPALAV
- a CDS encoding pyridoxal-phosphate-dependent aminotransferase family protein, whose translation is MTHPLLGLAPLTAAHFATIERRVAALLATDNDVVIMQGEALLPLEACIRGGARPDSTALNVVTGPYGQTFGNWLRDCGAKVVDLAVPFDTAVTAAQVEQALAAHPETDFVSLVHAEAATGNTNPVAEIGEVVRAHGALLMLDAVASVAAEPLLPDAWGVDLCVIGAQKAMGGPAGVSVVSVSERAWQRFAANPRAPRHSYLSLLDWKERWIDTGRRALPHAPAQLEMLALEAAVERIEEDGLGAVTARHAAASRAARAGARALGGGVVPFVGEDAAAAPVATTIRVPAGVDAAEVVAKALASDASLPLVAGGGALASEMVRVNHYGPDATEDAVRKSLLALGAALAESGVKVCLEAAARAVEETW
- a CDS encoding SCO1860 family LAETG-anchored protein, producing the protein MNSNTFRMPARRRAAVAVAAALTAGPVLLAAPAQATGVIDGEGRATAVVLRTGLDVSLLNKTVNVPLRAALNDVKAPADADRTTLTVELEGVEGGKPVDVLRADVATSRATVDDRKAEGYANLARAKVHVPGLPLLPLIEVEQVTSRAVCETGKRPVAESNVLGSVTVLGKRVTLSAGGPTRVDVPGVGKVTLDLSEKRTTSRTAAAVALRLQVAVNPLNLNVADVQGEVTLAEATCRSPKAKAEPSPSQAPAKPTPKPDVKPQTEHLAETGGSSTTPYLAGGAVLLLALGAGGLALARSRRR